One segment of Setaria viridis chromosome 4, Setaria_viridis_v4.0, whole genome shotgun sequence DNA contains the following:
- the LOC117851641 gene encoding metalloendoproteinase 2-MMP — MTMASTTSPLLVLLSAMAVVALVAAPVSSADLPSTFADIASKIPNPWSAFRNLTGCHFGEEQQGVAKLKDYLAHFGYLPESSGFTDIFDADLEEAIKVYQRNFGLNITGVMDATTVAQMMAPRCGVADVINGTSTMGASSHAHGRNLYSYFPGSPSWPRSKKRLTYAITDTAATTIDRATLSRVFARAFARWSAATTLNFTETASARDADITIGFHAGDHGDGEAFDGPLGTLAHAFAPTDGRFHLDAAEAWVAAGDVSRASSDVAYDLESVAVHEIGHLLGLGHSSEPGAIMYPSITPRTRKVDLASDDVVGIQSLYGNK; from the coding sequence ATGACCATGGCCAGCaccacctctcctctcctcgtccTGCTCTCTgccatggcggtggtggcgctcgTCGCAGCACCAGTCTCGTCGGCGGACCTGCCATCCACCTTCGCGGACATCGCGTCCAAGATCCCCAACCCGTGGTCGGCCTTCAGGAACCTCACCGGCTGCCACTTCGGCGAGGAGCAGCAGGGCGTCGCCAAGCTCAAGGACTACCTCGCCCACTTCGGCTACCTCCCGGAGTCTTCCGGGTTCACCGACATCTTCGACGCCGACCTGGAGGAGGCCATCAAGGTGTACCAGCGCAACTTcggcctcaacatcaccggCGTGATGGACGCGACCACGGTGGCCCAGATGATGGCGCCGCGGTGCGGCGTCGCCGACGTCATCAACGGCACCTCCACCATGGGCGCCTCGTCCCACGCCCACGGCCGGAACCTCTACTCCTACTTCCCGGGTTCCCCGTCGTGGCCGCGCTCCAAGAAGAGACTCACGTACGCCATTACCGACACCGCCGCGACGACCATCGACCGGGCGACGCTGAGCCGGGTGTTCGCGCGGGCCTTCGCGcggtggtcggcggcgacgacgctcAACTTCACGGAGACCGCGTCGGCGCGGGACGCCGACATCACCATCGGGTTCCACGCGGGGgaccacggcgacggcgaggcgttCGACGGGCCGCTCGGCACGCTGGCGCACGCCTTCGCGCCGACGGACGGGCGGTTCCACCTGGACGCCGCCGAGGCGtgggtggccgccggcgacgtgtCGCGGGCGTCCTCGGACGTGGCCTATGACCTCGAGTCCGTGGCCGTGCACGAGATCGGGCACCTCCTCGGGCTCGGCCACTCGTCGGAGCCCGGCGCCATCATGTACCCGAGCATCACCCCGCGCACCAGGAAGGTGGACCTGGCATCGGACGACGTCGTGGGAATCCAGAGCCTGTACGGGAATAAATAG
- the LOC140222458 gene encoding uncharacterized protein: protein MLSPARLALAAAFLLVLRPPAPASAARPIVDDKPAPSEATATARWLAAQNTWGVLSTISSDLNGAPFGNVVSYSDGLPGEGHGIPYFYLTTLDPTARDALADERTSFTLSEFPLGTCGKIDPENPTCAKLTLNGKVLTNYSHDKMIVRLQLQLNFL, encoded by the exons ATGCTCTCCCCTGcccgcctcgccctcgccgccgccttcctcctcgtcctccggccgccggcgccggcctcaGCCGCCCGCCCGATCGTCGACGACAAGCCTGCCCCCTCCGAGGCTACCGCCACCGCGAGGTGGCTCGCCGCACAGAACACGTGGGGTGTCCTCAG CACAATATCAAGTGATTTGAACGGGGCTCCATTTGG CAATGTAGTTTCGTATAGTGATGGGTTACCTGGTGAGGGCCATGGAATCCCATACTTCTACCTGACAACTTTGGATCCTACTGCACGAGATGCACTGGCGGACGAAAGGACCTCCTTCACCCTGAGCGAATTCCCTCTCGGGACATGTGGGAAGATTGATCCTGAAAACCCTACTTGTGCAAAACTTACTCTTAATGGAAAGGTACTAACAAATTACAGCCATGATAAGATGATTGTtcgcttgcagttgcagcttaATTTCCTGTAA
- the LOC117853407 gene encoding zinc finger BED domain-containing protein RICESLEEPER 2-like, with translation MAEKVLRFLELFYDATVTLSGVYYPTSPLMIHYLVKIAMHLKNYANDTHIRHVVQPMIDKYNKYWRDIPLLYSFAFILDPRAKMKGFNRVLRRLGTLTSTDYSAYQVSTRARLTDVYNKYEEKYGGVRLRRTVPPNLSGKKRSAWDEIYDDDDVGSAGGMHSLVATLSMARDTSATAFLHAASSSGGNVSELVSYLDCDTVNHLDDDFNILNWWHQHKLTYPVLSTMAKDILTVPVSTISLESTFNMTGRIIEERRRKLKPDMVEMLTCIKDWEAAEARLQHMVEDKELEEAFEELYLD, from the coding sequence ATGGCAGAAAAAGTGCTAAGATTTCTTGAACTTTTTTATGATGCTACAGTTACATTGTCTGGTGTGTACTATCCTACATCTCCACTTATGATTCATTATCTTGTTAAGATTGCTATGCACTTAAAGAATTATGCTAATGATACTCACATCAGACATGTGGTTCAACCTATGATAGACAAGTATAACAAATACTGGAGGGACATACCTTTGCTTTATTCTTTTGCATTCATCCTGGACCCTAGAGCTAAAATGAAAGGTTTCAATAGAGTGCTCAGGAGGTTGGGTACCCTTACCAGTACAGATTACAGTGCTTACCAAGTTAGCACTAGAGCTCGACTTACTGATGTCTACAACAAGTATGAGGAGAAATATGGAGGTGTTAGGTTGAGGAGGACTGTACCTCCTAACCTATCTGGTAAGAAAAGGTCTGCTTGGGATGAaatttatgatgatgatgatgttggttcTGCTGGTGGCATGCATTCTCTAGTTGCTACTCTAAGCATGGCTAGAGATACATCTGCAACTGCCTTTTTGCATGCTGCCAGTTCTTCAGGTGGTAATGTTTCTGAACTTGTTTCTTACTTGGACTGTGACACAGTGAATCATTTAGATGATGATTTTAACATCTTGAACTGGTGGCATCAACACAAACTCACATATCCAGTGTTGTCAACCATGGCTAAGGATATATTAACAGTTCCTGTTTCAACCATATCTTTAGAATCCACTTTTAATATGACTGGCAGGATCATCgaggagcggcggaggaagcTAAAGCCTGACATGGTGGAGATGCTCACCTGCATCAAAGActgggaggctgcagaagcaagacTGCAACACATGGTGGAGGACAAGGAACTTGAAGAAGCTTTTGAAGAACTTTATCTTGATTAG
- the LOC117851726 gene encoding protein JINGUBANG isoform X2, giving the protein MPLPVHCHPQRLWPLDMAMDVRQAEHGQSSSTVAVTNSSIKCAIATSNGLVSSHQDGKIRVWHHPARRNGSSDHHLALRAVLPTAADHLRTFLFPSNYVEVRRHRRRTWVRHADAVTALALSPDGAEMYSVSWDRSLKAWRLPGLRCAESIAAAHDDAINAVAVSADGSVYTGSADRTVKAWRRRPGRQGKLALVGTMERHKAAVNALALGVGGRVLYSGACDRSVVVWECAGGGAMSATATLRGHMKAVLCVAAAGDVVCSGSADRTVRVWRRGAAGAGYTCLAVLDGHAGAVKSLTLVKKSGGDHDGSCDGCCSCSAAHVCSGSLDSDVKIWRVNVSCL; this is encoded by the exons ATGCCTCTACCAGTGCATTGCCACCCTCAAAG GCTGTGGCCGCTGGACATGGCCATGGACGTGCGACAAGCCGAGCACGGGCAGTCCAGCTCTACGGTTGCAGTCACCAACAGTTCCATAAAGTGTGCCATCGCCACCAGCAACGGCCTCGTCAGCTCGCACCAGGACGGCAAGATCAGAGTGTGGCATCATCCCGCCCGGAGGAACGGGAGCTCCGACCACCACCTCGCCCTGCGCGCCGTCCTGCCGACCGCCGCCGACCACCTGCGGACGTTCCTGTTCCCCAGCAACTACGTGGAGGTccggcggcaccggaggcgcACCTGGGTGCGCCACGCCGACGCGGTCACCGCGCTCGCGCTGTCCCCGGACGGCGCGGAGATGTACTCCGTGTCGTGGGACCGGAGCCTCAAGGCGTGGCGGCTGCCGGGCCTCCGCTGCGCCGAGTCCATCGCAGCGGCACACGACGACGCCATCAACGCCGTGGCCGTGTCGGCCGACGGGAGCGTGTACACGGGCTCGGCCGACAGGACGGTCAAGGCGTGGAGGCGCCGCCCGGGGCGGCAGGGGAAGCTCGCGCTGGTCGGCACCATGGAGCGCCACAAGGCGGCGGTGAACGCGCTGGCGCTGGGTGTCGGCGGGCGGGTGCTCTACTCCGGCGCGTGCGACCGTTCCGTCGTGGTCTGGGAGTGTGCAGGCGGTGGTGCCATGTCTGCCACTGCGACGCTCAGGGGTCACATGAAGGCCGTGCTgtgcgtggccgccgccggggacgtgGTGTGCAGCGGTTCGGCGGACAGGACGGTGAGAGTGTGGAGGAGGGGAGCGGCAGGAGCGGGCTACACCTGTCTGGCCGTGCTCGACGGCCATGCTGGAGCAGTGAAGAGCTTGACGTTGGTGAAGAAATCGGGAGGTGATCACGATGGCTCGTGCGACGGGTGCTGCTCCTGCTCTGCAGCTCATGTTTGCAGCGGATCGCTGGACTCTGACGTGAAGATTTGGAGGGTGAACGTTTCTTGTTTATGA
- the LOC117851726 gene encoding protein JINGUBANG isoform X1, with protein sequence MSSIRQEETQAQDVSETEHTISFLSQSNRPSLQNSANPSLSSCLYQCIATLKGNSFYVSSLAIDGDSLYIASSNGHIRLWPLDMAMDVRQAEHGQSSSTVAVTNSSIKCAIATSNGLVSSHQDGKIRVWHHPARRNGSSDHHLALRAVLPTAADHLRTFLFPSNYVEVRRHRRRTWVRHADAVTALALSPDGAEMYSVSWDRSLKAWRLPGLRCAESIAAAHDDAINAVAVSADGSVYTGSADRTVKAWRRRPGRQGKLALVGTMERHKAAVNALALGVGGRVLYSGACDRSVVVWECAGGGAMSATATLRGHMKAVLCVAAAGDVVCSGSADRTVRVWRRGAAGAGYTCLAVLDGHAGAVKSLTLVKKSGGDHDGSCDGCCSCSAAHVCSGSLDSDVKIWRVNVSCL encoded by the coding sequence ATGAGTTCTATTAGGCAAGAAGAAACCCAAGCCCAGGATGTATCTGAGACGGAACACACCATATCATTCTTGTCGCAATCGAATCGCCCTTCCTTGCAGAACTCCGCGAACCCAAGCTTGAGTTCATGCCTCTACCAGTGCATTGCCACCCTCAAAGGTAACTCGTTCTACGTCTCCAGCCTCGCCATCGACGGCGACTCACTCTACATAGCCTCGTCAAATGGACACATCAGGCTGTGGCCGCTGGACATGGCCATGGACGTGCGACAAGCCGAGCACGGGCAGTCCAGCTCTACGGTTGCAGTCACCAACAGTTCCATAAAGTGTGCCATCGCCACCAGCAACGGCCTCGTCAGCTCGCACCAGGACGGCAAGATCAGAGTGTGGCATCATCCCGCCCGGAGGAACGGGAGCTCCGACCACCACCTCGCCCTGCGCGCCGTCCTGCCGACCGCCGCCGACCACCTGCGGACGTTCCTGTTCCCCAGCAACTACGTGGAGGTccggcggcaccggaggcgcACCTGGGTGCGCCACGCCGACGCGGTCACCGCGCTCGCGCTGTCCCCGGACGGCGCGGAGATGTACTCCGTGTCGTGGGACCGGAGCCTCAAGGCGTGGCGGCTGCCGGGCCTCCGCTGCGCCGAGTCCATCGCAGCGGCACACGACGACGCCATCAACGCCGTGGCCGTGTCGGCCGACGGGAGCGTGTACACGGGCTCGGCCGACAGGACGGTCAAGGCGTGGAGGCGCCGCCCGGGGCGGCAGGGGAAGCTCGCGCTGGTCGGCACCATGGAGCGCCACAAGGCGGCGGTGAACGCGCTGGCGCTGGGTGTCGGCGGGCGGGTGCTCTACTCCGGCGCGTGCGACCGTTCCGTCGTGGTCTGGGAGTGTGCAGGCGGTGGTGCCATGTCTGCCACTGCGACGCTCAGGGGTCACATGAAGGCCGTGCTgtgcgtggccgccgccggggacgtgGTGTGCAGCGGTTCGGCGGACAGGACGGTGAGAGTGTGGAGGAGGGGAGCGGCAGGAGCGGGCTACACCTGTCTGGCCGTGCTCGACGGCCATGCTGGAGCAGTGAAGAGCTTGACGTTGGTGAAGAAATCGGGAGGTGATCACGATGGCTCGTGCGACGGGTGCTGCTCCTGCTCTGCAGCTCATGTTTGCAGCGGATCGCTGGACTCTGACGTGAAGATTTGGAGGGTGAACGTTTCTTGTTTATGA